From a single Streptomyces sp. 1331.2 genomic region:
- a CDS encoding winged helix-turn-helix transcriptional regulator encodes MATVPRPGTYVCGIDAAMAVIGGKWKVLILWALDHHGSCRFGELRRLVPGITEKVLAAHLRELEADGIVRREAYDEVPPRVEYELTEVGRRLNTALLPLGAWGREHVLDDAPHRV; translated from the coding sequence ATGGCAACCGTGCCGAGGCCGGGGACGTACGTCTGCGGGATCGACGCCGCGATGGCCGTGATCGGCGGCAAGTGGAAGGTGCTGATCCTCTGGGCGCTGGACCACCACGGGAGCTGCCGCTTCGGCGAACTGCGCCGCCTGGTGCCGGGGATCACCGAGAAGGTGCTGGCCGCGCACCTGCGCGAACTGGAGGCGGACGGCATCGTGCGCCGGGAGGCGTACGACGAGGTGCCGCCCCGGGTCGAGTACGAGCTGACCGAGGTGGGGCGGCGCCTCAACACGGCGCTGCTGCCGCTGGGCGCGTGGGGCCGGGAGCACGTCCTGGACGATGCGCCCCACCGGGTGTGA
- a CDS encoding DUF350 domain-containing protein, protein MNDILHGLGAAAAYGVLGVVLLLLGVGLVDLLTPGRLGHQIWVERNRNAAVLLSSALLGIGGIVFTAILYTYADFAKGLVSTACYGVLGLVLMAVAFWLVDLLTPGRLGAILVEPEPHPAVWVSASCNLAVAAVVSAAIA, encoded by the coding sequence ATGAACGACATCCTGCACGGGCTCGGCGCGGCGGCGGCCTACGGTGTCCTCGGGGTGGTGCTGCTGCTCCTCGGCGTCGGCCTGGTGGACCTGCTCACGCCCGGCCGGCTCGGCCACCAGATCTGGGTCGAGCGCAACCGCAACGCCGCGGTCCTGCTCAGCTCCGCGTTGCTCGGCATCGGCGGCATCGTCTTCACCGCGATCCTGTACACCTACGCCGACTTCGCCAAGGGCCTGGTCTCGACGGCCTGTTACGGCGTGCTCGGGCTGGTGCTGATGGCCGTCGCGTTCTGGCTGGTGGACCTGCTGACGCCCGGGCGGCTCGGGGCGATCCTGGTCGAGCCGGAGCCGCACCCGGCGGTGTGGGTGTCGGCCAGCTGCAACCTCGCGGTGGCGGCGGTGGTGTCGGCCGCGATCGCGTAG